From a single Gavia stellata isolate bGavSte3 chromosome 15, bGavSte3.hap2, whole genome shotgun sequence genomic region:
- the IRX6 gene encoding iroquois-class homeodomain protein IRX-6, whose protein sequence is MSFSQFGYPYSTTSQFFVPASPSTTCCEAAPRSVPDASSAPATASLCCAPYESRLLAPGRAELNAALGMYGAPYAAGQGYGNYLPYSAEPAALYTALNPQYDIKDGAGTLHSGIAQPAAYYSYDHSLGQYQYDRYGTVDFSGSARRKNATRETTSTLKTWLYEHRKNPYPTKGEKIMLAIITKMTLTQVSTWFANARRRLKKENKMTWSPKNKAGEERKEETPREEEEYGAESEGREQKSCKEDKELRFSDLDDLEEEDEEEEEEAGKPEKGRASSLQEAPSLGAALPEAPRSDCSLPGPFRAFPCAKAPAADFAPAALPGPPPPPYAPAEKPRIWSLARTAGASAARRGSPEGRGAEGGGGAAGELPPPAKAFRSSAFNLQPLPRSCASHRGLGEPCQYAAAGEGFGRGAKGGPGGAELGGTCLDRLRTAFRPVLRR, encoded by the exons ATGTCCTTCTCTCAGTTCGGATACCCCTACAGCACCACTTCACAG TTTTTCGTGCCCGCCAGCCCCAGCACGACCTGCTGCGAGGCTGCCCCCCGCTCCGTGCCGGATGCCTCCTCGGCGCCGGCCACCGCCTCCCTCTGCTGCGCCCCGTACGAGAGCCGGCTGCTGGCGCCCGGCCGCGCCGAGCTCAATGCGGCGCTGGGCATGTACGGCGCCCCGTACGCCGCCGGCCAGGGCTACGGCAACTACCTGCCCTACAGCGCCGAGCCCGCCGCGCTCTACACCGCGCTG AACCCCCAGTATGACATCAAGGACGGCGCCGGCACGTTGCACTCGGGAATCGCGCAGCCCGCTGCCTACTACTCCTACGATCATTCCTTGGGGCAGTACCAGTACGACAG GTACGGGACGGTGGATTTCAGTGGTTCGGCCAGACGCAAAAATGCAACGCGAGAGACGACGAGCACCCTCAAGACCTGGTTGTACGAGCACCGCAAAAACCCCTACCCCACCAAAGGAGAGAAAATCATGCTGGCCATCATCACCAAAATGACGCTGACGCAAGTGTCCACTTGGTTTGCTAACGCCAGACGGAGgctcaagaaagaaaacaaaatgaccTGGTCTCCCAAGAACAAAgcgggggaagagaggaaagaagaaacccCGCGGGAAGAGGAGGAGTACGGCGCGGAGAGCGAAGGCAGAG agcagaagagctGCAAGGAGGACAAGGAGCTGCGGTTCAGCGACCTGGACGacctggaggaggaggacgaggaggaggaggaggaggcggggAAGCCGGAGAAGGGCCGGGCCAGCTCCCTGCAGGAAGCCCCCAGCCTCGGCGCGGCGCTGCCCGAGGCTCCGCGGAGCGACTGCAGCCTGCCCGGCCCCTTCCGCGCCTTTCCCTGCGCCAAGGCCCCCGCCGCGGACTtcgcccccgccgccctgcccggcccgccgccgccgccctaCGCGCCCGCGGAGAAGCCGCGCATCTGGTCGCTGGCGCGCACCGCCGGGGCCAGCGCGGCGCGCAGGGGCAGCCCCGAGGGCCGCGGCGCggaggggggcggcggcgcggcgggggagCTGCCCCCGCCCGCCAAGGCCTTCCGGAGCTCCGCTTTCAACCTGCAGCCTCTCCCGCGGAGCTGCGCGTCCCACCGCGGCCTGGGGGAGCCGTGCCAGTACGCGGCGGCGGGCGAAG GCTTCGGGCGGGGCGCCAAGGGCGGCCCGGGAGGCGCCGAGCTGGGCGGGACCTGCCTGGACAGGCTGCGGACGGCGTTCCGGCCGGTGCTGCGGAGGTGA